The Roseimicrobium gellanilyticum genome contains a region encoding:
- the nagB gene encoding glucosamine-6-phosphate deaminase, with the protein MSKRRSAAEAYEKIPTIIHDSSAAAAAALAQEVKELITSRAAKKKTAVLGLATGSTPVSFYRELIRLHREEGLSFKNVVTFNLDEYYGLTPEHPESYHRFMCDQLFDHIDIPKENIHLPSGLVPSDQVFEHCRAYEEMIDAAGGVDFQILGIGRTGHIGFNEPGSSRESLTRRITLDRITRQDAAADFRGEENVPRFAITMGVSTILRAKKIVLMAWGENKAGVVTKAVEGPVTDAVSASFLQEHAEARFFIDKGAARELTRVKLPWLVGPVKWSPSETRRAVCWLSSSMDRPVLKLIDEDYNEHGLSDLLSEQGPAYKLNINIFNQLQHTISGWPGGKPNADDTFRPERAKPYPKRSLVLSPEPQDAVVSLGSTIDRLVEQGHDIRVVAMTSGSLRVADSEADKFASILQEIATLSPEGWDEQTDYARHILRLLEEKGEFGEDQPALRQLKSLILRGELRDAAHALGIPQEKVQFLNLPFYERGRYRRFKLTPEDTSEVVKLLQEFRPHQIYITGDAADPSSVAALSFRALEQALAELQHEDWSSACSVWLYRGREKALEPWEIDMAVPASPMQLERKARALTRYQSLTTLEMDVTKVNQGTAQQYDALGLANYEAIESFQRWRKV; encoded by the coding sequence ATGTCCAAGCGCCGCTCCGCCGCCGAGGCCTACGAGAAGATCCCCACCATCATTCATGACAGTTCGGCGGCGGCTGCTGCCGCCCTCGCCCAGGAGGTGAAGGAACTTATCACCTCCCGCGCGGCAAAGAAGAAGACCGCCGTGCTCGGCTTGGCCACCGGTTCCACGCCCGTTTCTTTTTATCGTGAACTCATCCGCCTTCATCGTGAGGAGGGATTGAGCTTTAAGAATGTGGTGACCTTCAATCTGGACGAGTACTACGGCCTGACCCCGGAGCACCCGGAGAGCTACCATCGCTTCATGTGTGATCAGCTCTTTGATCACATCGATATCCCGAAGGAGAACATCCACCTCCCCAGCGGTCTTGTCCCCAGTGATCAGGTCTTTGAACACTGCCGTGCGTATGAAGAAATGATCGACGCCGCCGGCGGTGTGGACTTCCAGATTTTGGGCATCGGTCGTACGGGCCACATCGGCTTCAACGAACCCGGGTCCTCCCGCGAATCTCTCACTCGCCGCATCACCCTGGACCGCATCACGCGTCAGGACGCCGCGGCGGACTTCCGCGGTGAAGAGAATGTGCCGCGCTTCGCCATCACGATGGGTGTCTCCACCATCCTGCGTGCGAAAAAGATTGTGCTCATGGCGTGGGGTGAAAACAAGGCCGGTGTCGTGACGAAAGCCGTCGAAGGCCCGGTGACGGACGCCGTGTCTGCCTCCTTCCTTCAGGAGCACGCCGAGGCCCGTTTCTTCATCGACAAGGGCGCCGCACGTGAGCTCACCCGTGTGAAGCTGCCATGGCTCGTCGGCCCGGTGAAGTGGTCCCCCAGCGAGACTCGCCGCGCCGTGTGCTGGCTCTCCTCCAGCATGGACCGCCCCGTGCTGAAGCTCATCGACGAGGACTACAACGAGCACGGTCTCTCCGATCTGCTGAGCGAACAAGGTCCGGCGTACAAGCTGAACATCAATATCTTCAACCAGCTCCAGCACACCATCTCTGGATGGCCCGGCGGCAAACCCAACGCGGACGACACCTTCCGCCCGGAGCGCGCCAAGCCGTATCCGAAGCGCTCTCTCGTACTGAGCCCCGAGCCGCAGGACGCTGTGGTGAGCCTCGGGAGCACCATTGATCGCCTCGTGGAGCAGGGCCATGACATCCGCGTCGTCGCCATGACGAGCGGCAGCCTGCGCGTGGCGGACAGCGAGGCGGACAAGTTCGCCAGCATCCTCCAGGAAATCGCCACGCTCTCACCCGAAGGCTGGGACGAGCAGACCGACTACGCCCGCCACATCCTGCGCCTGCTCGAGGAGAAGGGTGAGTTCGGGGAAGACCAGCCCGCCCTCCGCCAGCTCAAGAGCCTCATCCTTCGCGGTGAGCTGCGTGATGCCGCCCATGCGCTGGGCATCCCGCAGGAGAAAGTCCAATTCCTCAATCTCCCCTTCTACGAACGCGGTCGCTATCGCCGCTTCAAGCTGACCCCGGAGGACACCTCGGAAGTGGTGAAGCTGCTGCAGGAGTTCCGCCCGCATCAGATCTACATCACAGGTGACGCGGCGGATCCCTCCAGTGTGGCCGCGCTGAGCTTCCGTGCGTTGGAGCAGGCGCTTGCCGAGCTTCAGCATGAGGACTGGTCCTCCGCCTGCTCGGTTTGGCTCTACCGCGGTCGCGAGAAGGCCTTGGAACCTTGGGAAATCGACATGGCCGTGCCCGCCAGCCCCATGCAGCTCGAGCGCAAAGCCCGCGCTCTCACGCGCTACCAGTCACTGACCACCCTGGAAATGGATGTCACCAAGGTGAACCAGGGCACCGCCCAGCAATACGACGCCCTCGGTCTCGCCAACTACGAGGCCATCGAGAGCTTCCAGCGGTGGCGCAAGGTATAA
- a CDS encoding GxxExxY protein: MHPINDLCNLVRQTAYDIHLYHGHGHLEKVYENTLVHRLRKQGLMVGQQQPVSVLDEDGTVVGEYFTDLLIEGVILVELKAVSTLLQQHAAQLLGYLKSTRTEHGLLMNFGSYKFQIKKYALSQNPPRSGSLGA, from the coding sequence ATGCATCCTATAAATGATCTGTGCAATCTTGTGCGGCAGACGGCCTATGATATCCATTTGTATCATGGGCACGGACACCTGGAGAAGGTGTATGAGAATACTCTGGTGCACCGGCTTCGGAAGCAGGGGCTCATGGTTGGTCAGCAGCAGCCGGTTTCTGTGTTAGATGAAGACGGCACTGTAGTTGGGGAGTACTTCACGGACCTTCTCATCGAAGGTGTTATCCTAGTGGAACTGAAGGCAGTAAGCACCTTGCTTCAACAGCATGCGGCTCAATTGCTCGGCTATCTGAAGTCCACACGCACCGAGCACGGCCTGCTCATGAACTTCGGTTCCTACAAATTCCAAATCAAAAAGTACGCCCTGTCGCAGAACCCACCCCGGAGCGGTTCTCTGGGTGCTTAG
- the eda gene encoding bifunctional 4-hydroxy-2-oxoglutarate aldolase/2-dehydro-3-deoxy-phosphogluconate aldolase produces the protein MHEHLLRIEQLGVVPAVILENVSHAEPLANALLDGGLPCAEITLRTPAALEILKRMAAFAKDGLLVGAGTVLTPAQADEAIAAGAKFIVTPGIDADLVRHCQAKQVLIIPGATTATEVMLAANLGLECVKFFPAEASGGIKILKALNGPFPNMRFMPTGGITLETFSEYLPFKPVIAVGGTWMLKKEWIATERFDIIADACEATMLAVADARRGNRLGKSKSAGTAADWQE, from the coding sequence ATGCACGAGCATCTCCTTCGTATTGAGCAACTGGGCGTGGTGCCCGCCGTCATCCTGGAAAACGTGTCCCACGCTGAGCCTCTGGCCAATGCGCTGCTGGACGGCGGCCTTCCCTGCGCGGAAATCACCCTGCGCACCCCTGCCGCCCTGGAGATTCTCAAACGCATGGCCGCCTTTGCGAAGGACGGGCTGCTCGTGGGTGCCGGCACGGTGCTCACCCCGGCTCAAGCAGATGAGGCCATCGCCGCCGGGGCGAAATTCATCGTCACGCCGGGCATCGATGCCGACCTCGTGCGCCACTGCCAGGCAAAACAGGTGCTTATCATCCCCGGCGCCACGACCGCCACGGAAGTCATGCTCGCCGCCAATCTTGGCCTGGAGTGCGTGAAGTTCTTCCCGGCTGAAGCCAGCGGCGGCATCAAGATACTGAAGGCGCTCAATGGACCTTTCCCCAACATGCGCTTCATGCCCACTGGTGGCATCACGCTGGAGACCTTCTCGGAGTACCTCCCCTTCAAACCCGTCATCGCCGTGGGCGGCACCTGGATGCTGAAGAAGGAATGGATCGCCACCGAGCGCTTCGACATCATCGCCGATGCCTGCGAAGCCACCATGCTCGCCGTCGCCGACGCCCGCCGAGGCAACCGCCTGGGCAAGTCCAAGAGCGCAGGCACAGCAGCGGACTGGCAGGAGTGA